In Zea mays cultivar B73 chromosome 7, Zm-B73-REFERENCE-NAM-5.0, whole genome shotgun sequence, the following proteins share a genomic window:
- the LOC109941081 gene encoding uncharacterized protein yields MTKVMQRRLPIAVEEGKKRPHESVQAAKFASEAGIIIRETMPILTRWKDYKDDQKYYNSFVSQLNGRLSVNTEDKATKEACTDMLRSAVKNQRYRLKQKYFNGVPANEIRTTSPVSYMTDEQWRALVAKWSDPKNMEISEKNKQNRSQVKFHQATGSRCYVAHLHAYKQKRNREEPSLDQTEELDAMDAFKTCHTSSKRGLSEPAREALSHMEALRAEPVAEGEMPASSVHLVLKVLSQSSSHQFLKSVGIKTSATSKASSSNQSELREQLAAEATAAVQGELDQLRKKCEEAEEQ; encoded by the exons ATGACTAAAGTTATGCAAAGGAGACTGCCCATAGCTGTTGAGGAAGGCAAAAAAAGGCCACATGAATCTGTTCAAGCTGCCAAGTTTGCATCAGAGGCTGGCATCATTATTCGGGAAACCATGCCTATCCTAACTCGTTGGAAAGATTACAAGGACGACCAGAAATACTACAACAGCTTTGTGTCACagctaaat GGGCGCTTGTCCGTTAACACTGAGGACAAGGCAACAAAGGAAGCTTGCACCGATATGCTACGCTCTGCGGTAAAAAACCAGCGTTATCGGCTCAAGCAGAAATACTTCAATGGTGTACCTGCAAATGAGATTAGGACAACTTCTCCTGTATCTTACATGACTGATGAACAGTGGAGGGCATTAGTTGCAAAGTGGTCTGATCCAAAGAACATG GAAATAAGTGAAAAGAACAAGCAGAACCGCAGTCAAGTCAAGTTTCATCAGGCTACGGGTTCTCGCTGCTATGTGGCACACTTACATGCATAT AAGCAGAAGAGAAACCGAGAAGAACCCAGCTTAGATCAGACTGAAGAACTAGATGCGATGGACGCCTTCAAGACCTGTCATACCAGCTCCAAACGTGGCCTGAGTGAACCAGCAAGAGAAGCACTt TCTCATATGGAGGCTTTGAGggctgaacctgttgctgaaggtgagATGCCAGCATCCAGTGTGCACCTTGTGTTGAAGGTGTTGTCCCAGAGCAGCTCACACCAATTCCTGAAGAGCGTCGGCATCAAAACATCGGCAACCTCCAAGGCATCATCATCAAATCAAAGTGAGCTTCGGGAACAACTTGCAGCTGAAGCGACGGCTGCTGTTCAAGGTGAACTCGACCAGCTCAGGAAGAAATGTGAAGAAGCTGAGGAACAGTAG